From Aerosakkonema funiforme FACHB-1375, the proteins below share one genomic window:
- a CDS encoding XDD3 family exosortase-dependent surface protein: MISLRNVKTLLGTAAAAACLFSVTGQQANAATLSPNWSYTIDSFNDGADLYKVGSKSSYELYGMAMKEENGKVFVAINANLALTGQAEPTHPEVQDGNVGWGDLFFNFSGLSFKDASAQEKLFGIRFAGTNDSGAATTGLYSGVKAKSVGFENYSYSRFSKYQNWVENTATDSNGQHGKVGFGDLTAAEAKDYLTKKNGVVEDTSYSIQNVIATGNKVGDIQALSAGELASLNFAQYSATGSQTFGFKFDRSLLPSGDALISLLEECINDGIAVKVTLADNEPPTSIPEPSAVASLTLLGLGLFGTQMRRRAYPTVKVAK; encoded by the coding sequence ATGATTAGCCTTCGGAATGTTAAAACTTTACTCGGAACCGCTGCTGCTGCTGCCTGCCTTTTCTCTGTGACCGGACAACAAGCGAACGCAGCGACGCTTAGCCCAAACTGGTCTTACACAATAGATTCGTTCAATGATGGAGCAGACTTATATAAAGTTGGCAGCAAAAGCTCTTACGAGCTTTATGGGATGGCGATGAAGGAAGAAAACGGCAAGGTTTTCGTAGCCATCAACGCTAACCTCGCTTTGACTGGACAAGCTGAACCGACCCATCCGGAAGTTCAAGATGGCAATGTTGGCTGGGGCGATTTGTTTTTCAATTTTTCAGGTTTGAGTTTCAAAGATGCTAGCGCTCAGGAAAAGTTGTTCGGTATTCGCTTTGCTGGAACTAATGATTCTGGTGCTGCAACAACAGGTCTTTATAGTGGTGTCAAAGCCAAGAGCGTAGGGTTTGAAAACTATTCCTATTCACGCTTCTCTAAGTATCAAAATTGGGTTGAAAACACAGCTACTGATTCCAACGGTCAGCATGGAAAAGTAGGTTTTGGAGATTTAACTGCGGCGGAAGCAAAGGATTACTTGACCAAGAAAAATGGTGTAGTTGAAGATACCTCTTATAGTATCCAAAACGTGATTGCTACAGGCAATAAGGTTGGTGATATCCAGGCTCTGAGTGCAGGAGAACTTGCTTCCCTCAATTTTGCACAATACAGCGCTACTGGCAGCCAAACTTTTGGGTTTAAATTCGATCGCAGCTTATTGCCAAGTGGTGATGCTTTAATCAGCCTTTTGGAAGAGTGCATCAATGATGGGATTGCTGTTAAAGTGACTTTGGCAGACAACGAACCACCCACTTCCATACCAGAACCGTCAGCTGTTGCTAGTTTGACTTTATTGGGTTTGGGTTTATTTGGTACTCAAATGCGTCGTCGTGCTTATCCAACTGTCAAAGTTGCCAAGTGA
- a CDS encoding homospermidine biosynthesis protein yields the protein MSKKSGRKIAPAPMPKEIGVVDLIDNYFTAYNSARLREICHLLSREVFQEGVTVGVSLSGAMTPAGMGVAALAPLIRNGFIDWMISTGANLYHDIHFGLGFELFASSPFLDDIKLREEGTIRIYDITFGYDVLLETDAFIRKVLQAEEFQKRMGTAEFHYLLGKYVREVEKQLGVKHSSLLATAYECGVPIYTSSPGDSSIGMNVAAIALEGSQLVLDPALDVNETAAIAYCARESGTNQVEGKSAAVIIGGGSPKNFLLQTQPQLHEVLGLEERGHDYFVQVTDARPDTGGLSGATPSEAVSWGKVDPEELPSTIVCYTDSTIAVPIITAYAMNQCEPRQLKRLYDRRPEMMEKLITDFNKAKTKSPAEIPAAVANIAGDEPVATSPTGRLIPNL from the coding sequence ATGTCAAAAAAGTCTGGTCGCAAAATCGCACCCGCCCCCATGCCCAAAGAAATTGGCGTGGTCGATTTAATCGATAATTATTTTACCGCCTACAACTCCGCTCGGTTGCGCGAAATCTGTCACCTACTCAGTCGCGAAGTTTTCCAAGAAGGCGTAACGGTGGGAGTCAGTCTCTCCGGTGCGATGACACCCGCCGGAATGGGGGTAGCAGCTTTAGCACCCCTAATTCGCAACGGCTTTATTGACTGGATGATTAGCACTGGTGCTAATCTTTACCACGATATTCACTTCGGCTTGGGTTTTGAACTGTTCGCTAGCAGTCCGTTTCTTGATGATATCAAGCTGCGGGAAGAAGGTACAATTCGCATTTACGATATTACCTTTGGCTATGATGTGCTGCTGGAAACCGATGCTTTCATCCGCAAAGTTCTGCAAGCGGAAGAATTTCAGAAGCGAATGGGAACAGCAGAATTTCATTACCTGTTGGGTAAGTATGTGCGGGAAGTAGAAAAGCAACTGGGGGTAAAACATTCCTCCCTGTTGGCGACAGCTTACGAATGCGGAGTGCCCATCTATACATCTTCTCCGGGAGATAGCTCGATCGGCATGAATGTAGCGGCGATCGCATTAGAAGGTTCTCAGTTAGTATTAGATCCAGCACTGGATGTTAACGAAACAGCTGCGATCGCATATTGCGCCCGCGAATCCGGTACAAATCAAGTAGAAGGCAAAAGTGCAGCAGTAATTATCGGCGGTGGTAGTCCGAAAAACTTCCTGTTGCAAACACAACCGCAACTGCACGAAGTATTGGGATTGGAAGAACGGGGTCACGATTACTTTGTGCAAGTGACCGATGCGCGTCCCGATACAGGCGGTTTATCCGGTGCAACGCCTAGCGAAGCAGTCAGCTGGGGTAAAGTCGATCCCGAAGAATTGCCCAGTACAATTGTTTGTTACACCGATAGTACCATCGCCGTACCCATCATCACCGCCTACGCCATGAACCAATGCGAACCTCGGCAACTAAAACGATTGTACGATCGACGCCCAGAAATGATGGAAAAACTCATCACCGATTTCAACAAAGCGAAAACTAAATCGCCAGCAGAAATTCCCGCCGCCGTAGCAAATATTGCTGGCGATGAACCTGTTGCAACTTCTCCAACTGGTAGGTTGATACCCAATTTGTAG
- a CDS encoding O-acetyl-ADP-ribose deacetylase, with amino-acid sequence MEQNRIAVIEGDITIQQVDAIVNAANNSLLGGGGVDGAIHRAAGSELYEECKKLNGCETGDAKITKGYKLPAKWVIHTVGPIWQGGNYKEDELLASCYRRCLELAEKNNIRTIAFPAISTGVYGFPLERATKIAVTEVRKFWQRNTSIEQVTFVCFSKAAYECYLKVMKEIGVMN; translated from the coding sequence ATGGAACAAAACCGAATCGCAGTTATCGAAGGCGATATTACCATACAACAGGTGGATGCGATCGTCAACGCCGCCAATAACTCCTTACTGGGTGGTGGTGGCGTAGATGGGGCAATTCACCGCGCCGCCGGATCGGAATTGTATGAAGAATGTAAAAAATTGAATGGTTGCGAAACAGGCGATGCTAAAATCACCAAGGGTTACAAACTACCCGCCAAATGGGTAATCCATACAGTAGGCCCTATTTGGCAAGGTGGCAATTATAAGGAGGATGAGTTATTAGCGAGTTGTTATCGTCGCTGTCTGGAACTGGCAGAAAAAAACAACATCCGCACTATTGCCTTCCCAGCTATCAGCACTGGTGTGTATGGATTTCCCCTCGAACGCGCAACTAAAATAGCTGTCACCGAAGTTAGGAAATTTTGGCAGCGAAATACCTCAATCGAACAAGTAACCTTTGTTTGTTTTAGCAAAGCAGCATACGAATGCTACTTGAAGGTGATGAAAGAAATAGGGGTTATGAACTAA
- a CDS encoding ferritin-like domain-containing protein, producing the protein MKTTTKFGQKAQDLISHKLFDNSLIEEMPATDKHNFSKTSTEWLEYFRFNRENLLPIPWEASYRLSDIEKTNISNSIRSFQLGESSEGTNLLKAARAYAAISGDSVYVETLKLFIAEEQRHAADLARFMKQQEIPLAQRHWTDTIFRKLRKLANLEFAIAVLLTAELMALVYYKALADATRSAVLKQLCQQILRDENQHIYFQSEQLGKIRYRRSTWQLYCTDLLHRLFFNATLLVVWLDHYKVFRAGGYSFSRFSQEVWIEFDNAIQTMHRKPQNTQSQKL; encoded by the coding sequence ATGAAGACCACTACAAAATTTGGGCAGAAAGCACAGGACTTAATTAGCCATAAATTATTTGACAACAGTCTTATAGAGGAAATGCCTGCAACAGACAAGCATAATTTTAGCAAAACATCAACAGAATGGTTAGAATACTTTCGTTTCAATCGTGAAAATCTGCTACCCATTCCTTGGGAAGCTTCCTATCGACTCAGCGACATAGAGAAAACAAATATCTCTAACTCTATCCGCAGCTTTCAATTAGGTGAAAGTTCCGAAGGTACTAATCTATTAAAAGCCGCCCGTGCCTACGCTGCTATATCTGGAGATAGTGTTTATGTGGAAACCTTAAAACTTTTTATTGCGGAGGAACAACGACACGCCGCTGATTTGGCTCGATTTATGAAACAGCAGGAAATTCCTCTAGCACAGCGTCACTGGACAGATACAATATTTCGCAAATTGCGAAAATTGGCCAACTTAGAATTTGCGATCGCAGTTTTGTTAACAGCAGAATTAATGGCTTTAGTTTATTATAAGGCATTGGCAGATGCCACGCGATCGGCAGTTTTAAAACAGCTTTGTCAACAAATTTTACGAGATGAAAACCAACACATTTATTTCCAGTCCGAGCAGTTAGGAAAAATACGATATCGCCGCTCAACTTGGCAATTATATTGCACAGATCTGCTACATCGCCTGTTTTTCAATGCTACCCTATTAGTGGTTTGGTTAGATCATTACAAAGTTTTTCGTGCTGGCGGTTATAGCTTCAGCCGCTTTTCTCAGGAGGTTTGGATTGAGTTTGATAATGCAATTCAGACAATGCACCGAAAACCACAAAACACGCAAAGTCAAAAACTCTGA
- the cobO gene encoding cob(I)yrinic acid a,c-diamide adenosyltransferase: MKNTTNLDRNEIPEASNSEEDISLTSEQYQRKMQRRKEVQEQRLAERTIEKGLIIVHTGNGKGKTTAALGMVLRSLGHGYRVAIVQFIKGAWEPAEKAAFSRWADLLEFYAMGEGFTWETQDRERDIQKAHQAWETSLTFIRNPEYKLVLLDEVNVALKLGYLTVEKVLAGLEQKPEQTHVILTGRGAPRALIDRADLVTEMTLIKHPFREQGVKAQPGIEY, encoded by the coding sequence ATGAAAAATACTACCAATCTCGATCGAAACGAAATCCCAGAAGCCAGTAACTCGGAGGAAGACATATCGCTGACATCCGAACAGTACCAGCGTAAGATGCAGCGACGTAAGGAAGTGCAAGAACAGCGGCTGGCTGAGAGAACAATAGAAAAGGGTTTAATAATTGTTCACACTGGCAATGGCAAGGGGAAAACTACTGCTGCTTTGGGGATGGTGCTGCGATCGCTCGGTCACGGTTACCGCGTGGCGATCGTACAATTTATTAAAGGAGCCTGGGAACCAGCCGAAAAAGCTGCCTTCAGTCGCTGGGCCGACCTGCTAGAATTTTACGCGATGGGAGAAGGCTTCACTTGGGAAACTCAAGATAGAGAGCGAGATATTCAGAAAGCTCACCAAGCGTGGGAAACGTCGTTAACTTTTATCCGCAATCCTGAATATAAACTGGTGCTTCTCGATGAAGTCAATGTCGCCTTGAAGCTGGGATACTTGACAGTGGAGAAAGTTCTAGCCGGACTGGAACAAAAGCCAGAGCAAACTCATGTTATCCTAACTGGCAGAGGCGCACCGCGAGCTTTAATCGATCGAGCCGACTTAGTGACAGAAATGACACTCATCAAGCATCCGTTTCGCGAACAAGGTGTAAAAGCTCAACCGGGTATCGAATATTAA